One Ricinus communis isolate WT05 ecotype wild-type chromosome 2, ASM1957865v1, whole genome shotgun sequence DNA segment encodes these proteins:
- the LOC125369293 gene encoding secreted RxLR effector protein 161-like has protein sequence MDGCKVAKTLISITTKLDKDEKAKSVNEKLYRGMIVSLLYLIAFKPDIMHSVCLCATFQSCPKESNLNVVKRILKYLYGTLNLRLWYPRETPFDIIGSSDADYASSLLDRKRTSKTYHFLGKCLVPWFSKKQVSVALSTTEAKDVAADCCCAQILWMRQQLRDYGREVDHIPTECDNISAIYISKNPIQHSRSKHIDIRHLFLRDHVQNGSVVLEYLIHPNN, from the coding sequence atggATGGTTGCAAAGTAGCCAAGACCCTAATAAGCATCACAACTAAGTTGGACAAGGATGAGAAGGCTAAGAGCGTAAATGAAAAGCTCTATAGAGGTATGATCGTATCACTTTTATACTTAATCGCCTTTAAACCCGATATCATGCATAGTGTTTGCCTTTGTGCTACATTTCAATCATGTCCAAAAGAGTCTAATTTAAATGTtgtcaaaagaattttgaaatatttatatggaACATTAAACTTAAGACTTTGGTACCCTAGAGAAACTCCCTTTGATATAATAGGTTCTTCAGATGCCGATTATGCCAGTAGTCTATTAGATAGAAAGAGAACCTCCAAAACTTACCATTTTCTAGGTAAATGCTTAGTGCCATGGTTTAGCAAGAAACAAGTCTCAGTTGCTCTCTCCACTACGGAAGCCAAAGATGTGGCAGCGGATTGTTGTTGTGCTCAAATTCTTTGGATGAGGCAACAATTAAGAGATTATGGGAGAGAGGTTGATCACATTCCTACTGAATGTGACAACATTAGtgcaatatatatttctaagaATCCTATTCAACACTCTAGGAGTAAACACATAGATATTAGACACCTCTTCTTGAGAGATCATGTTCAAAATGGTAGTGTAGTACTAGAATACTTGATACATCCAAACAACTAG